Genomic DNA from Canis aureus isolate CA01 chromosome 32, VMU_Caureus_v.1.0, whole genome shotgun sequence:
cacacacacacacacacacacacaccctagagTGTAAACTCCATAAAGGCAGGTTCTTTGGACTCTTTTGTTCACTCTGTCCCGAGTACTTATAACAGTGCTTGGCAAAAATAGATGTTCTTTCAAAGTttcagtgtttgttgaatgaatgagtagttAGTTGGCTACTTTATAGGATTGGACTACTGGTGTTAGGACCCAGAGTTCCCATATGAGTCACACTCAGGCAGGAAAAGTGCTCAATCTGCcagagaaataaagacagaggcttaacccTTCAAAGTGCCTAGAAATCAGATCCATTAAAAACTACTGCCGCCAAAGGGAAGACTCATCCCTGAAACATGTATCCCTCTAGGCTGTGAACTTGGCACAAATGATAAGAATCCATTGCCACCCACCCCACTGTGACATATTGCCCCACCCATCTTATGTCAATAACAGAGTCATGACCCTATGCAAAGTTCTGAGATTCTATTGGATGGTTCCAGTGGAAAGTTTAGACTCTTCAGAAGCTAACAGACTAGGGCAGAATCAAGAAGACCATACATCAGAAGGGAGGTAGAGTTTATTGGAGAAAAGAAGGCAACTAAGTACCAACAAAAGCCAGTTATTTACTCCTGCTTATTTTTTCTGAGTCCTATTTAATACTAGAGATCTTAATATCTGGAGATCCTTATAGAAGTCAGACAAGAAAGAAGAGAGGTTATTTTTCAGGGCACTTGTATCCATCCATGGAGTCTTAAGAAAAGCAGCCGggcatagagaaaaaaaagagacttaaGAACAATCGATAACCTCTATTGATTCTTATTGTCATGTACACATTTTCAAAGGATTTTGTGTTGGTGAATCATCTTAGTATACCTGCCAACAGGATTTATATTGAATTTTCCAGCATTATCCTTCTCTCTTCACTGTATCCTTACTGAGGCATAATCATATCATGGGCAGAAGAATCAcaaagcttttttgttgttgttgttgttgttgttgttgttgttgtgtccAAAATGTAGAACTGGGAGGGAGGAAAccagttaattttatttctatattttgggaCTTTCGTGTAGTTACAGAGTGGACCTATTTCCCCAATTCATTAGATACATCTCTGCTGGTATTTTAGGGAATCTACCATGGAAGAACACAAGGACAAGCAGCTAGATTATGAGTAAGTAGTCATAATTATGCAAAGCCACATCCAAGGACCAAGGTATGAGCATGTCTGCTGTTGATACCTTTCTTCATCTTCtagtttccctctttccttcagcTCCTATCCATCACTGCACTCAGCCCCAAATGCCCCTGCCCTCCTGAAGTGATATCCATTGCAAATCCCCCATCCAAGCCAGCCCTTCCAAGATAGgactttccttttccagaatccTCCCTCATGCCTACTCAAATCAAAGGTCCCTCTGCCTCACTATCTTATTTCCAGTTAATCATTTTAGAGACAAACCAATTAATTGGCGAACTGGAAAATGAAAAGTTTGAGAGCTTCCCAAGTGCCAGATAACTTTCTAGACTGCACTAGCATTAAGTTACAATTATTTCATTCAAATTTACTTCAAAAAAGATGTCTGCATTCTTGAAAGTGAATGCCTGGATTACTTCTGTGTGTGCTCAATGGAGTGACTACCATAGTAGATTCTCAAGCCTTCTAGCAGGCAATGGAGAAGTTTTCagatggggagaagcaggaaaagaCTGAAGCCCTAACTGCTAATGGAAATTTCTTATGGTTCTGCATAAAGCAGAATCAACTATGTACCAGCTACCTGAATAAAAGTACTTGATAAAAGTATATCACATGAGCAGGCTTTGTGAACAATTTGAGAAATCATTCTCTCCAATGCAAAAGGCTATTTAAGGAAGTAAAACTTCCCCTGGAAGCAAAGTGGAGGTACACTATTATCCTGAGCCCTTTGGGCGAGAAATACTGGGTAAAACCTTTCTTGCTGACTGAATTAAGAATTACTGAAACAAATTATAGAGCATGATTAAGAAACATAATtccctaaaaatgaaaaagtacacTCCCAGAAATAGCCAAGCTAATGTGTTATATGTCTACTAGATATCCTCTTTAGTCCAAAGGTTATTGATCTTAAGATAACTGGCCCTTGTTCATTTTGGGGGTTGAGTCTATAGGTCAGAAAAAGTGGAAATCTTAAGATTGGTCCAGTCAAAGAGGAACATTAACAGTTTGAACATGGATCTTGAAAGGGATATGCAGAGAATAGATGAAGCAAATCAGGAACTTCTTCTCAAAATCCacgagaaagaaaatgagattcaGAGGTAAGTTTTGGGGCTTGGTGAGGGACCTTCCTGATCCAAAGAACTGGgtggaggaaaagaaacaaaactcaatATCCCAGCTTATGCTAGGGACCTGTATCTTATATAACAAAAAaagtttcttcttcattctttggCGTTGGTCTATGGTTCAAATCCTGAAATACAGCAAGTttcagagaaaatcttaaaagaatgagTGGTTCTTACCTGAGTTAAAAGAACTTTGGGGTGTTTGAAGCAGGAATCACCGGAATCGTACTTGTTTTATCTTTAAAGTCATTCTGATCCTAAGAATCCAGGAAAGAAAGGGTTTCCAACTTGGGATTTGGATTTATTGTCATTGAAGTACCCTTAAAATTGACATGTGTTTTATCAGTTCTAAGGTTGTCATTCTTCATAGTGCCTGCTTACATTTTCCAGGCTGGAAAGTGAGATCACTCAGACCAGAGACTTGGCTGAAGATgaggagtgggagaaggagaactGCATCGCAATGGAGAGGGAAAAAGCCTTGCAGGAGCTGGAAGAAGAAACAGCTAGACTTGTAAGCAAGAGGCAGGGAAGAGCCATTTGATAGATTGTATTCCTCATCCCTGTCAGATAAAATAATCTCCCCTTTTGCATACAAAGAAAAGTCAGCCCCAAAGTCATAGCAGAATATGTTCTTGCATGTGTGGACGGTAGGGTTTCTctgataatatttaatattaggaAGCCCTGCATGTGGACCTCTCAACCTCTAGTAAGTTGGTGTGTCCATATAGAGACCAAACCACAGATCTTTTATCTGACATTATGCAGGAAGGTATGGTTACTACAGGAAAATATCACTGGGGTGAAATGGAGAACAATCAACTGAATAAAAACAGATGGTAGTGTGCAGATACACACTTAatactctgcttctttctctcaacAGGATAGGAAGAATGAAACTCTGGTCCACAGTATAGAAGAACTTCAAAGAAAGGTGGGGTGAGGCTCTTGTGTTCCTGGGTGTCCCCAAGCAGCCCCAATCATCTAAGAGGCAAGGGAGGAAAAATGATCACAGAGGATCCCACATGTCAGAGACACCTGTTCTGGGAGTGGATACTAATCCTACCCACTGTCCTGAGGCTGAACCTCATGACCTAGGTGCCATGGATTTTCCCTGCAAGCATCAGGTGATAGGAGTGCATAGGGTATTCCAGGTATTCAGTGATCCCATGAGTTCTTCATTCTGTCACAAAGAAATGGATCCCAACAGATACTTTGTTGAAGGGATTGACTGAGACCCTTGTGGTGAGAGGTTAATTTTACTTTCACTAGAGactgctaaaaatatttaatgccaAAAAGTTCCCTCTTCTTTGTCCAGGTATTCTCTCTACCTCAACTCCTAGTCAAAATACAGTGGGCTTCTTTATGATTACCCTACTTTCTGACCCATGCCTGCAGCCCTGTATAATCTGGCATGGATTAGGGGGTTCAGGGAAGTACTCCTGCTTTAAGCAGACTCTAGTTTGGGTGTCAAAACTAACAAGAGGAGGGATATGGAGGTAGAATAAGGATGTTCCCAAAGACACCAAGTTTCCATCAAGGGACCATCTCCTGGTAGCTCTAATCAAGGCCAAGTTACTGGCTCCACACACCAGAGAATGTCTTtgtcttctatattttttaatttgatagaatttttatttgaaatatatttttttccatttgaaccCATAGCTTACAAGGAAATCACATAAGGCAACCAAGTGTGAACAAGACAATCCAAAGGGATCCCCAGAAGAGTCAAAGGTAAACAAAAAAGCAATCTCAAATGGGTTTGGGCTGTATGACATGTAAACAATTGTCAAAGTTAGGATAAATTCTTTGCAGTTTCAGCCATTCCAGGCTTCAGCATGGACTGCTAGGTGGTGAATTCTCTTCTACCCTTTGTAAGGAATTTCACTCTGAAGCCTATATTTTGTTCTCTCCATGAAAAGAACAGAACACAAATGCTCAAATGCATATATAGCATTGAAGTCCCTCGTTTCAATCCTGCCCCCAGCGGTACTTAGTATAATACATGAAGTTGGGCAATTTAATCAGTCCTTCTCAGCCTGTTTGAAAACTGAAtgaaattatgtatataaaatattctttttctagagttctaaaacattaaaaagtcaCAATTTTAAGGTGATCATTTAAAAGTCTAGCTGAAGCATATGTATGACTTCATAGAGGCAGAGTTTGGATTTGTAAATCTACTGTGTGCTAGGTAATTTACACACTTTGTCATTGACTCCAATTCAGAAAAGAATTCATTCTATTGGTCTTTCAAATATATAGTGACCTCTACCTACTAAGTGCACCATACAGTGCTTAGCATCTCTCTAATTGTGTTCTAGAGCTAAAAACGTGAGCACAATCACAATCCGTCTTCTCAAAAATACAAGGTTTAGACACTTTTACTCAGCACATAAAATTCTTACTTGATCATTTCTGTAAGATTATGTCTTTGCCTTACctgatttctcttttgctttttttaaagctgtttgttattattattattttattatttagtaatctctatatccaacatgggactcacactcacaactctgagatcaagaactgcatgctcttttgactgagccagccaggtgccccttgcttattgttttttcttaaattgatagttatttttatgtatttcatttaagAACAAACAGAAGAATTTTTCAGGctctataaagataaaaattatgttttactaCCTAACAGCATAATATACAATAGGCTTTTAAATGCATTGTCCCTATTTCTCAATCTCTTCTGCTTCTTAAACCTATATTAAGCCCATACTTGGGCTCACACTGTGCATGAAGCCTCTGAAGATATGGAcacaatgaaaatagaaatagaaagtgaaAGAAGAGAGCATTACTGCCCTATGTTCTGTTAGCCAAATTAGGGTTgacagccataaaaaaagaggaaacccaAAGCCACCAAGTAAGCTGTTGGGCATGCCCATCCAGGAAACTtaccaggaaagaaagaagtttgGAGCCTATGTGTATCTCAAGAATAAATTGGAACTAAGACTAGGAAGGAATATGAAGCTCCCTTACTATCCTTGCTATAAAACTGCAGCAATGAGGAGactgattttcttccttctgcccaAAACAAGCTTTTCTAATAGTAAGCCTGCCAAGATCTAGTGGTGATGCTTTAAGTATGGCTAGGCTGGCCATGTCAGGTGAAATAGACTCTAGATAGAGAGTTTGCAGCACAACATTGGCCATTGTTTTCCTGGCAGCACTCAGCCCAGCCTGAACAATTCTAGAGTATTATCAGCCCTTGGATCACTCCATTTTATCCACCTATTTTGtagaattatatgaaatatacatcatttattttgtttctgttcctcTTGCATGCTGGTGATCAGTTCAATAATTTAATAGGATGTCTGCCTCAACTCCTTGTAACTCAAACCACTGTCTTTAAAATACAgccttcaggggtgcctgggaggctcagttcaGTAAGCATCTGACCCTGgctttcagctctggtcatgatctcagggtcctgtgatcaaacCCCAAGTCAGATCCATGCTGT
This window encodes:
- the TMCO5A gene encoding transmembrane and coiled-coil domain-containing protein 5A isoform X8 encodes the protein MTLCKVLRFYWMVPVESLDSSEANRLGQNQEDHTSEGRESTMEEHKDKQLDYESEKVEILRLVQSKRNINSLNMDLERDMQRIDEANQELLLKIHEKENEIQRLESEITQTRDLAEDEEWEKENCIAMEREKALQELEEETARLDRKNETLVHSIEELQRKLTRKSHKATKCEQDNPKGSPEESKAKLQQLEASCAVQEKELAKVMEDYAFVAQLCEDQALCIKKYQETLRKIEEELEIRFLEREVSKVLSMNSARRESNSQNNKDHSLQKKGTWFCKRFIDQSHV
- the TMCO5A gene encoding transmembrane and coiled-coil domain-containing protein 5A isoform X2 translates to MYTFSKDFVLVNHLSIPANRIYIEFSSIILLSSLESTMEEHKDKQLDYESEKVEILRLVQSKRNINSLNMDLERDMQRIDEANQELLLKIHEKENEIQRLESEITQTRDLAEDEEWEKENCIAMEREKALQELEEETARLDRKNETLVHSIEELQRKLTRKSHKATKCEQDNPKGSPEESKAKLQQLEASCAVQEKELAKVMEDYAFVAQLCEDQALCIKKYQETLRKIEEELEIRFLEREVSKVLSMNSARRESNSQNNKDHSLQKKGTWFCKRIFQYVFFTTLFFIRLLGYLFFHISFINPDLLINILPKILSRGILWKLRCFLFPSLTLETEDMLPH
- the TMCO5A gene encoding transmembrane and coiled-coil domain-containing protein 5A isoform X7 translates to MTLCKVLRFYWMVPVESLDSSEANRLGQNQEDHTSEGRESTMEEHKDKQLDYESEKVEILRLVQSKRNINSLNMDLERDMQRIDEANQELLLKIHEKENEIQRLESEITQTRDLAEDEEWEKENCIAMEREKALQELEEETARLDRKNETLVHSIEELQRKLTRKSHKATKCEQDNPKGSPEESKAKLQQLEASCAVQEKELAKVMEDYAFVAQLCEDQALCIKKYQETLRKIEEELEIRFLEREVSKVLSMNSARRESNSQNNKDHSLQKKGTWFCKSPNEQEYAFI
- the TMCO5A gene encoding transmembrane and coiled-coil domain-containing protein 5A isoform X3, producing MTLCKVLRFYWMVPVESLDSSEANRLGQNQEDHTSEGRESTMEEHKDKQLDYESEKVEILRLVQSKRNINSLNMDLERDMQRIDEANQELLLKIHEKENEIQRLESEITQTRDLAEDEEWEKENCIAMEREKALQELEEETARLDRKNETLVHSIEELQRKLTRKSHKATKCEQDNPKGSPEESKAKLQQLEASCAVQEKELAKVMEDYAFVAQLCEDQALCIKKYQETLRKIEEELEIRFLEREVSKVLSMNSARRESNSQNNKDHSLQKKGTWFCKRAARNMAADFIGMSQREIKKEKANRSQLLFQPSLRSDIPLHLLHCFCWK
- the TMCO5A gene encoding transmembrane and coiled-coil domain-containing protein 5A isoform X1 is translated as MTLCKVLRFYWMVPVESLDSSEANRLGQNQEDHTSEGRESTMEEHKDKQLDYESEKVEILRLVQSKRNINSLNMDLERDMQRIDEANQELLLKIHEKENEIQRLESEITQTRDLAEDEEWEKENCIAMEREKALQELEEETARLDRKNETLVHSIEELQRKLTRKSHKATKCEQDNPKGSPEESKAKLQQLEASCAVQEKELAKVMEDYAFVAQLCEDQALCIKKYQETLRKIEEELEIRFLEREVSKVLSMNSARRESNSQNNKDHSLQKKGTWFCKRIFQYVFFTTLFFIRLLGYLFFHISFINPDLLINILPKILSRGILWKLRCFLFPSLTLETEDMLPH